The following coding sequences are from one Apus apus isolate bApuApu2 chromosome 10, bApuApu2.pri.cur, whole genome shotgun sequence window:
- the LOC127388723 gene encoding mitotic-spindle organizing protein 2-like isoform X2 has translation MSEAAAAMAEPRLRRKQLLSAEEAELFELAQAAGSGLDPEVFRVLLDLLRMNVAPLAVFQVLKSMCAGQRLPPGPEGGTPAAPAPLPADTRESSEDGRDPAPLLPASRLRPPRLWSRPPLSRASPAGCPPPRALPAPPARRAAGRGARAGQPGPRGVWAGPRGARAV, from the exons ATGTCGGAGGCCGCGGCGGCGATGGCGGAGCCGCGGCTGCGGCGCAAGCAGCTGCTGAGCGCGGAGGAGGCGGAGCTGTTCGAGCTGGCGCAGGCGGCGGGCAGCGGGCTGGACCCGGAGGTGTTCCG GGtgctgctggacctgctgcGCATGAACGTGGCGCCGCTCGCCGTCTTCCAGGTGCTCAAGTCCATGTGCGCCGGGCAGCGGCTGCCGCCGGGACCCGAGGGCGGAACCCCCGCTGCGCCGGCGCCGCTGCCCGCCGACACCCGAG AGTCCTCCGAGGACGGCCGGGACCCCGCCCCGCTCCTCCCCGCATCCCGCCTGCGGCCGCCGCGGCTCTGGAGCCGGCCGCCGCTCTCCCGGGCCTCCCCCGCGGGctgcccgccgccccgggccctgcccgcgcctcccgcccgccgcgccgcggggAGGGGCGCCCGGGCCGGGCAGCCGGGCCCGAGGGGTGTCTGGGCCGGGCCGCGCGGGGCCCGCGCGGTGTGA